The Coleofasciculaceae cyanobacterium genome contains a region encoding:
- a CDS encoding ABC transporter substrate-binding protein, which yields MLKKKNTLNQKNFLLLLYIFILCVFGPAVYWLNNADNQFFPKVKTDSNAVQKRISIGDKILVTAHNSISKQAGVEAFADGDYVNAIAKFNSALLSDRNDPESRIYLNNTIAAKTEDPYIIGVSVPVGGNLNVAQEILRGVAQAQDEINHRGGINGKLMMIKIANDDNDSKIAQEIAERFVKDKKVLAVVGHNDSNASIAAAPIYQKSGLVMITPTSSAEVLATMGNYIFRTTPSTRDLAETLAEYAVKIAGKENITICIDSEAQVSVSFKENFTWAVYNYGGKITSLDCDLAAADFSPTEIPSQAVSQGADALLLAPSVRKVDKVIEIVAANEDRLTLLGNHSMTTYKTLKEGQKDANGMVLSVAWYPSLANSFTKNAEELWGGAVNWRTAMAYDATQALSKAIASGSERQKIQQVLANPEFSAQGASSTINFLPSGDRNLRGTLVEIYPGKKSGTGYDFVTLDTKAK from the coding sequence GTTTATTGGCTAAACAACGCTGATAACCAGTTTTTTCCTAAAGTAAAAACAGATAGCAATGCCGTTCAAAAGCGAATTAGTATTGGCGATAAAATATTAGTTACTGCTCATAATAGTATATCCAAGCAAGCGGGAGTTGAGGCTTTTGCCGATGGAGATTATGTTAATGCTATTGCAAAATTTAATTCTGCTCTTTTAAGCGATCGCAACGATCCAGAATCTCGTATTTACCTCAATAATACTATTGCTGCTAAAACAGAAGATCCTTACATCATTGGAGTTAGTGTTCCTGTTGGGGGAAACCTTAATGTAGCGCAGGAAATTTTACGGGGTGTAGCTCAAGCTCAAGATGAAATTAATCATCGAGGTGGTATTAACGGCAAGTTGATGATGATTAAAATTGCCAACGATGATAATGATTCTAAGATTGCTCAAGAGATCGCCGAAAGGTTTGTTAAAGATAAAAAAGTTTTAGCAGTAGTAGGACACAACGATAGCAATGCCTCTATTGCTGCCGCTCCAATTTATCAAAAGAGCGGTTTAGTCATGATTACTCCCACAAGTTCAGCCGAAGTGTTAGCGACAATGGGCAATTATATTTTTCGTACTACCCCTAGCACCAGAGATTTAGCTGAAACACTAGCTGAATATGCGGTTAAGATTGCAGGAAAAGAGAACATCACAATATGTATCGATTCTGAAGCTCAAGTTAGTGTCTCGTTTAAAGAAAATTTTACCTGGGCTGTTTACAATTACGGCGGTAAAATTACTTCTCTTGATTGCGATTTAGCAGCAGCCGATTTTTCGCCGACAGAGATTCCTTCCCAAGCAGTTAGTCAGGGTGCAGATGCCTTGCTACTTGCTCCTTCTGTCCGTAAAGTGGACAAAGTGATAGAAATAGTTGCAGCTAATGAAGATCGCCTAACTCTACTAGGCAACCATTCTATGACCACTTATAAAACACTTAAAGAGGGACAAAAAGATGCTAACGGGATGGTTCTTTCGGTAGCTTGGTATCCATCCTTAGCTAATTCATTCACCAAAAATGCCGAAGAATTATGGGGTGGAGCAGTCAATTGGCGAACTGCAATGGCTTATGATGCTACTCAAGCTTTGTCTAAAGCGATCGCTTCTGGTTCAGAAAGACAAAAGATACAGCAAGTTTTAGCCAATCCCGAATTTTCGGCTCAGGGAGCATCTTCAACTATTAATTTCTTACCATCAGGCGATCGCAATTTACGAGGAACTTTAGTTGAGATTTATCCTGGTAAAAAATCAGGAACTGGCTATGATTTTGTGACTTTAGATACTAAAGCTAAATAA